The sequence TATGTACCGTGTGAAGTCTGCGAGGGCAAACGTTATAATCGTGAGACGCTGGAAGTGAAATATAAAGGGAAAAACATTGCCGATGTCCTCGACATGACGATTGAGGAGGCATTGTCATTTTTCGAAAACATTCCGAAAATAAGACGTAAAATGGAAACAATTTATGATGTCGGTCTTGGCTATGTACGTTTAGGTCAGCCTGCGACCACCTTATCTGGAGGGGAAGCTCAGCGTGTTAAGCTGGCAAGTGAATTACACCGTCGTTCAAACGGAAAATCGCTCTATATCCTGGATGAACCAACCACAGGTCTCCACATCGATGATATTTCTCGCTTGTTGACAGTGATTCAGCGCCTAGTTGATAACGGGGATACGGTAATTATCATTGAGCATAATCTTGATGTGATCAAAGCATCCGATTATATTATCGATCTCGGTCCAGAAGGTGGCGACGGTGGCGGTACCATTGTAGCCACAGGCACACCAGAAGAAGTCGCCGAAGTAAAAGAATCACATACAGGAAGATATCTAAAACCTGTCCTCGAAAGAGATAAAGCAAGAATGGAAGCAATGATCGGCAAATAAAAAAGCTGCCCAATGGGCGGCTTTTTTTCGTAGTTATGAAGCAGTGAGAATTTAGTATGTAACATGATAAGAAAAGAGATGAAGAAGATGAAGTTGACTTCCTATAATATGGATTATGTAAACAAAGGCTTTTTTGCAAAATAGTCATTTTGAAATAATTTATCTCATTACAAAGCTCCGGAAATAGGCTCCGCGTCCTGTGGGCACGGCTTGAGCTAGGCTACTACTTGAAAATGCCTCTTTGCTGCCTTGTGCCGAGGAAGCTTACTCCGAAGCAATGCTTGCAGACACAGGCACAAATGAAGTGGATCTTCAGCTCGCGCTGAGGCATGAGGAGTCTCCGCCTATTTCCTACGCTTGAGGGAAGTGTTACAACGTATGGAATTGTTAAAAGCAGTGGTTCTAAGCATTATGTAATTCATTCCATTCCTGTTATGTTTACATTGATCAATATGCTACCTCTTACAAAAGTTGTACAGTCCCTATTCTAGCGTAGGCCAACCACGGAGACTCCCGCGGGACATGCAGGTGCTGGAGATCCACTTTGTGAAGTGCCCTCCTTCACAAAGTTAGCTCCAGCCGTGCCCCGCAGGACGCGGAGTGGTTGGACGGAGCGGTATCCCAGCACATGAATCATTTCAATATTACCACTAAGCATAATCCATATTATAGGTAGTTGTATATCAATTATGTCAATTAGTACGGGGCGGATTATGCTTGTTTTTTTCTAACAGGATAAGTAAGGGTAATCTGCCAAATCGTCATGTTGAATAAAATCAGATACTAGGATATTGGTACACTGTTCCTGCTAATCATTTCAATAAGATGCTCTCAATCTTTCTCACAAGAACTTATACCCTAACTGTGCTAAAATAGAGAAAGAATGCAAGGAAAGAGGAGGCTGCCATAAATTATGGAACCAATTGAAATAAATCAGTTGCAAAAACATATTGATGATCGTGCAAATAAAAGCGTATATGTCCATTTAGAAACAACAAATGGAGCATATGCCAGTCACTTTAATGAAGATGCCTACAATGTGGGGGCATTTATCCGTAATGCAAATGTATCTTATCAGCGCGGAAAAGTAGTCGGTGCTGGTGTTACATATCGCGTC is a genomic window of Gracilibacillus salinarum containing:
- a CDS encoding YojF family protein yields the protein MEPIEINQLQKHIDDRANKSVYVHLETTNGAYASHFNEDAYNVGAFIRNANVSYQRGKVVGAGVTYRVGLKLDIGWIYAEGVNQFEINDQNQLLMAGHDREGRLMVSLQISETPFHY